Genomic segment of Salvia hispanica cultivar TCC Black 2014 chromosome 2, UniMelb_Shisp_WGS_1.0, whole genome shotgun sequence:
GCATCAAAATATACCATCATTTTATCGGTAATAGTATatcttttaaatgaaaatgacaaattattaaaattatcattttcataGCGTAcacttatttcctttttctttcttatgaGAAACAATTATGTTAATCTCATTTGATGGTTTTTATTGCTACACGACACATATCTCGactaggggtggcaaatcgtgcgtgtcgggtcgttatcgtgtcgacacgataacgatacgaacacgataacaacaaacacgaacacgaccaataagaaaacctcaaacacgaacacgaacacgatccgctaccctcagacacgaacacgacacgaacccattaacgacacgaacccattaacgacacgaaccgtttcgggtcaacacgacacgaacccattaatgacacgaaaataagtattgaaaaatgaaaataataagaataataatattaaaatattatgtgttaataagaataataatattaaaatattatgtgttaacggataacacgaatacgacacgaacacgcattgttaacggataacacgaacccgacacgaacacgacacgaacacgacacgaaattttcgtgtccttaatgggtcgacccgataaggacacgaacactATAAACTctgacccaaacccattaatttcgtgctggttcgtgtcgtgttatcgtgtcgtgtcaaaaattgccagccctAATCTCGactaaatttttgtaaatagtaCTTCTTCCGTTCCATAATACTTCCCTCCATCCCAGTTTAATGgtcacattttactataaaaatccgtcccagtttaggagtcacatttagaattttccatatttggacataaaattttatcccattattcatcaaaattacatccaaatgtcattatctacataaaaaatatatatatatatatataaatcatcTTTTAAAAGTCAAACcatctcactttccactaactcatttcatttattatacttcactatcttactatatttattacacactccaccaaatTCTTAAACCTCGTGCCATAACTAATTCTAACTCCTAaattgggatggagggagtagatgTCATACTTGGaaaatgacacgagattttaggatgttttgtgtgttagttggagagagaaaataatatatttatattaatgtgagagagtgtttttttccaaaaaaaggaaatgtgacatcttttatgggacaaactaaaaaaaaaagtgtgacatttattaTGGTACGGATCgagttatatttttaaagtccacaAAAAgtgcaaattttcttttaacatCTCCAATATAATACTAGGGTCCAtcattttaatactactatatgagatattttttcaCTAATCAAGTAGTAGTACACTATCTATCATTTCATTATACAATTCCATAAAGCTTATGAATTAACCgaggaatttattttatttcactcattGATTGAAAAAGGCACCCAATTTCACAACTATATAAGCGCAACTCCTGACATTAGCTCATTTGGCGCCAAATCCCTAATTTCATAACCAAAATCTCATCTTCGATTTCAAAAATGGAGTTGGAAGAATGCACGCCCAGTCCACTTCAAAGGGAGCCGCCGGTAATCCGACGCTTGGACGAGGAGGTGGTCAACAGAATCGCCGCCGGTGAGGTCATCCAACGGCCGGTCTCCGCCGTTAAGGAGCTCATCGAGAACAGCATCGACGCCGGCTCAACTTCCATCACCGTGGTGGTGAAAGACGGTGGCCTCAAACTCATCCAAGTCTCCGACGACGGTCATGGAATTCGAGTAgatcctttttcacttttccCCCCTTTCCTGCGCAGTCTTAATTGCGTGCTCAGTGCGTGTAGTTGGCGTCTCTATGTGTAGTGCGTGTTGTGTTAGTTTACAGTTGTTCTTGTTTTGGATGTTGGAGTTTTAGATGTTGTGATGAAATTGGGGAAATGaggattttttttgtcatgtaTATTGCTCATTTCAAGTTTGATTTTGTAGGACTATGTAATTTGGTTAGTACGCTGTGatatgctaattaaatagcatgAATTGGAAAAATAACACCTCGGCAAAAGAatgaaattctaaaaaatatgtgGAGCTAGTCCAAGCTTGAAGCAGGCTGCAACACGATCGAGCTCCTCTAGTTCGATCTGTGCGAAGTTGTAGATGAGAGAAGAGACTTGTCTTGTGGTGGTTGAGTATCATGTTGACATGATGTTATGATatacattataaatatttgaatctTTCTGATAGCAGAAAATTTTGAACGCATCACTTGCCTGTTCTGTTGATGAAAGGCTTCGTGCGTTTTATATGCTAGGAATGTGTATTACTATATGCTGCTACAACTTGTAGTGATATATTAAGATTTCATTTGTTGTGTTTAATTTTCTGATTGTTTCTATTTGCGTGTAGTATGAAGATCTTCCAATTTTATGTGAAAGGCATACAACCTCTAAACTGAGTAAATATGAGGACTTACAATCTATCAAATCCATGGGATTTAGAGGCGAGGCGTTAGCAAGTATGACGTATGTTGGTCATGTGACAGTTACCACCATAACTAAAGATCAATTACATGGATACAGGTATTGATGGCTGACCTTTTTCTACTTCTTTATGCAATTTGGCACTATGTTCAATTTAGGGAAGCCTAAAGTAGTTCGCATGCTTCTTATAAAGTTATAATGTAGTTTTCATTGGAAATGCACTCTTTTATTTAGCACTTAGGTGAGGATTCCTTCATGCAACTTCTTCTAttaaatcttcaatttttttaaagttatattACCAATGGGAGCTGTAACATTTGCTTTTTATAAAGAAGAACaatgtcttttatttttattatctatgCTCATCTAAGCTTATCTTCTTCTCATCTTACCAATGTCCTAACTTTCATCATACTCTCATTTCTGTTGTGGCTTTACCTATTATTTTTAGGTTTGGAAGTTTATATCTGATCTCAGCTCCTGTTATATCCAACGCTCTCTAGGATTTCCCCAAACAAGTGCTCATGTtttggtttctatttttgtataCTAGTTCTTTTaacttttggatttttttcttttttcttccgTATACTTTTCAAGATTTAAGCTTGTATAGCATAAActtaattcttatttattaatttattctcttgtGCACCCTCATTTGATAGGGCAACTTATAAAGATGGTGTGATGGGGTGTGAACCAAAAGCATGTGCAGCTGTTAAAGGCACTCAAATTATGGTATGCATCTTACTTTGATCACATGCTTTTTCTAAACTTGAGTGCTAAAAACAAATTTGGATTCCGGGGCtgaatatattaaaacaaaaaattgataagtcaagccaagagagaaaataatccaatcaaaattgaatgaaCATGGTGCTTGACTTAGCATAGTTTACTTGTATGTATCTGAGTGGCCTCTTACAAAGTGAACATCCGTCTGTGTTTGCTAAAACTTAATATTCCTTTTGATGACCATGATTGCTTTTTCATGATATGCTTCTCTTTGGCAGATAGAGAATTTGTTTTATAACATGGCTGCTAGGAAGAAAACACTTCAGAATTCCGCTGATGACTACCCAAAGATAGTCGATTTAATTTGCCGGTTTGCCATCCATCACACGAGCATAAGCTTCTCTTGCAGAAAGGTTTGTCCACTGACTAGGTTCACTTCCACTCTGTCTGTTTCTGTACAAGAATCTGAGATGTATGTTTCTCTTAGCATGGAGCTGCTAGAGCAGATGTTCAATCAGCTTCTAAATCCTCGAGGCTTGACGCAATCAGATCTGTCTATGGGGTATCAGTTGCACAAAACCTTTTGAAGATAGAAGTCTCTGATGATCCATCGAGTTCAAGTTTCAAGATGGATGGATTTATTTCTAATTCTAACTACATCGCAAAGAAGATAGCTATGGTGCTATTCATCAATGGTTGGTTTTTTTACTTCCTAATACATAGGGATATAGTTAGTACTGTACTGTTATCCTATATATTTTCCTCATTTTAAGATCAGAGTTGTTGCTTAGTTATTGCAGTTTTAGctattaaatgaatataactTGATGTTTGTGTGGTGCGTCTGTTTGCAGCAAATGGCTCCTTTGTATGTAGCTTCCTTAATCTCTCATATGTCTGCCAGTATTGTTGAAACTTACTTTTGCTCCTTGCTTTCTGGTTTTGAAGCACTTAATTATGTCAGTCGAAAATTCTTACATTGGAGTGCTCAAATTTGAGCGACATTTTTGGTTTCTCCCGCTTCCTCATGCTACATTCCCTATTTCAGATAGACTCGTGGAGTGTGGTTCTCTAAAGAGAGCAATCGAGATTGTTTATGCTGCTACATTGCCAAAGGCATCCAAACCTTTCATCTACATGTCAATCAAGTTGCCACCTGAACACGTTGATGTAAATGTGCACCCAACTAAGAGAGAGGTACACACAACACTTTATTGAATGAGGTCTAGAAGCTAACTAAAACACCTTGGTGCACTTTCTATTATacttattttctattcttctGTTGTATGCACAGGTAACCCTCCTGAAccaagaaattataattgagaAGATACAATCTGCTATTGAGTCAAAATTGAGGAATTCCAATGAGTCGAGGACATTTCGAGAACAGGTACTCTAAACAAATGTACCGCACAAGCTTGATTTCTTATATATCCTTGTAGATTTGTCTGTACCTTCAGctttttttcattgttattTTGGCGTAGTAATTTTCTGAGCATTCTGAAACTAAAATTCGCACTCAACTAACTTTCAGGTGAAACTTTTTTGTATGGTTCTGTTTCACGTCTTCTTAGTATGAGCATACTGTTTATATTGCTGCTTGATGTCACAAACCGTTGTCTGGCTTTCCTTTAAAATCCTCCTTTTCTCTGAGGCAGAAAGTGGATCCTTTAGATAATTCAGTTTCTACGAGCAAGGCTGCCTCAACTCCTCCCTCGTCTTTTGGTAAGCAAAAGCTCTCCTCTCAGCCTTTTTGCGAATCCAGAATATGTTGTTGTCGaccttttccttttaaatcTTTAGTCTTCATTTGTAAACTTTCTAGGAACAAAGCCACAAAAAGTTCCCGTGCACAAAATGGTAAGGATGGATTCCCAGGATCCTGCAGGAAGGTTGGATGCATACCTGCAGAGCACACAGTCTAGTCAACTGCAACGAAGTTCTTGCTTGGCCTCCATGAGGTAGAAGACGACTACTCCTGAAGTACATACATCTATAACAGGTTTTCGATCATGAAGAAACAGTATCTAATGGTTGTAGGGTAAACAGCAGATCATACGGATAATTGCTGGATTGATGATTCTTGGAATAGATCATGAAATTATATTGCCTATGACCTTTTGGGTTTGTGACAGTTATTTCTCTGCAACGATTGATGTGGGACGAAATTTGTCATGCATCTTCTGCAATTAGCAATGCGATTATTATAGTCATTACTTTTACATTCTGATAAAAAGGAAATCATCGCATAAAGTCCAAGCCTGTAGCCTTTGGTTTCTCTCAGACTCCCATCCTTACTCATTTCTCAACTGCAGGTCTTCAATCAAAGAAAGGAGGAACTCCAGGGAGACTGCAGACCTTACTAGCATTCAGGAACTTATCAGAGAGATTGACTCTAGCTGCCACACTGGTTAAGTCATGCCTTTATTGATTGAGAAccatttttgatgaatttgtcAATGATGTGTGCTGACTTGTGATCTTATAGAGTTGCTGGACCTTGTTGGACACTGCACGTACCTTGGGATGGCAGACGATGTTTTTGCTCTGCTGCAGCACAACACTCATCTGTATCTAGCTAATGTGGTCAACTTGAGGTAGAAGTTTTTCTGTTGCAGGCTTGGGAGTGTATGACGAGGGTAGAGAAGTAGTGGATTTTGTATCTTATGAAACATTGCATGTGGCTCAAACTATTATGAGAATATTCTTTATTGGTTTGTGACTTCTGCAAGTGATTATGTAGCTATTGAGTGACCTTCagatatttttggaattttgaagTAAAATTTTCTAGCAGATGAGATCTATGTAAACTAGGACTGTCTTCTTCTTTCTGATCCATGAATATAGCTTTACATCATGCAGTTTTCAATGTCAGTCCTGCTTCATATTACtgtatttatcaatttttcttggTTGTCTGAGTTATCTGATaagttttctttcttcttgaTGCTTTGGCAGCAAAGAGCTCATGTACCAGCAAGTTTTACGTCGATTTGCACATTTTAGCGCAATTCAATTGAGTGTTCCCGCTCCTCTACGGGAATTAGTAATGCTGGCTCTAAAGGAGGACGAGTTGGAACCTGAAGGCATTGAACATGAAAACCTGAAAGAAAAGATAGCAGAAGTAACTTTCTTAATGCTGACGGTCCTTTCTATAATGTTTAGGGATTGTtagcatgattttgatttttcctaGTCTTAAATACACTCATTCTGTTGTTAATCTTGGGGAAACTTCTGGGGATTCGTATTGTGATTAACTGCTGCAATGGCTATGCATGAAATGACAGCTTTTAGCAATTCTTGCAACATGCTTAAGATATGTCCGTGGATTCATTTCATATATGTTCCACTTGTCATTCTTCTCCTTCTGACTTCTGTTGTGTTTTGTTGCTAGATGAATACTAATGTGATCAAGGAGAAAACTGAGATGTTGGAGGAATACTTTGGCATTCATATTGACCCGGATGGTAATTTGTCCCGGCTGCCCATTGTACTTGACCAATACACACCTGATATGGATCGTGTTCCAGAGCTTATTCTTTGTTTGGGCAATGATGTAAGCTTcacatttttagaaaaaatatccTCTCCTGATATAGCTGATTTTTATTACCGTCAAGacaaactaattttattattcaattgcTGGTTTAGGTTTTCCATTATGTAGTCCCTTTGACAACACTTATCTACTTGAGGCGCTTTAATGCTATTCTCACCtcattttgacaattttagtCTATGGTGTTACATAGAGGCCTAGTTTCAAGGAACTCCATATAGTATTATCTTACAATAcatcatttattaatatttcttgTTTAACAGGTTAATTGGGATGATGAGAAGGACTGTTTTCAAACAATCGCTGCAGCTATTGCGAACTTCTATGCCTTCCATCCCCCTTTGTTGCCAAATCCATCAGGTGAGAGctcacaattttataaaagatcTCCTTCTGGAGATCCTGTAGAAGGAAGTACGTCACACAGTGCTGGTAAGTCTGCAGAGCCATTGCATATTGAATTTCATATCATATGACTTGAGTCTGCTGGGCTTTGTATTCTAAAAGGAAAAAGGCTAATTAtggatttatattatgatcTCTAGTTGAGCACATTACATAGTTTATTCGTGAATATGCTACATATTTTCCTCTTTCAGTTGCATGTTTCTGATTTTCTGAAGTATAAAACGTATGTGCCTTTGGTAACCAGATGACATACCAGAAGAACAAATTGAGCAAGATCTATTTTTGGAGGCTGAAAGAGCTTGGTCTCAGCGCGAATGGTCGATTCAGCATGTTTTGTTTCCCTCCATGAGGCTCTTCCTCAAGCCTCCTACATCAATGGCTACAGATGGAACTTTTGTCAAGGTACTCAACCTTGTGAATCCGTTTCCGCCTTTGCCCAATTTGTACTTTCAATGACTATATCCCAAGTTCCCgtttttaaagtaaaatttgTTGATGTTCCAGGTGGCATCATTGGAGAAACTctacaaaatttttgaaagatgCTAACCAGAGCATTAGTCTTCTCGCTGCTGCGTCAGCTGTACATGATATCGTAAGCTTGCAAGTTTCACCATCTTTTACTGTTTTCGGATTCTGCATCTTTAGCATGTTGTCTTCAGATTTAGGTGCAATGCGTATTTCAATACTTGCTACTCTTTTGTGTAAATATATGTACTTGGGAGATAAATTGTTTTGTAgaatttttgatgaaaaagatattttatgtttcatttctcATGAATCTCTGTATTTTCAGCTTTTCTTATGTTTGTTatcatgttttgattttgtcattttattttatgataattttttcatcGAGTTGCAAAATTGACATGGATTTAAAACTATGCAAGATTTTCGCCTCTCGGAAAGATGAGCTAGAATGGTGGAAGTTTGTCCCGGGCTGTATAGACAATGGTCCAACTCATCTTTCcgagattgaaaattttatttcgtgccatatttgcaatttttttgggatgtACTAGGATTCTTTTCATATTAAAGCCATTTTGTAATCCGTTACTAAAGTAGAGGACATAAAATTCCATGGCATGTAAGTAAACACGATCAATACAAAATCTGTAGTGGTTatgaaatagtactaattgTTGCtgaataatactagtagttaGTGGTTatgaaatagtactaattgTTGCtgaataatactagtagtttTACTTTGAAATTATTGTGATGCTTATGTAATGGAGAATATGGAGTGCATTCTGaatttatgattatgaatgCCTCTAACATGCAGCTGTCATCTTGAGTTCTAAATAATTTTGGAATAATCCAGTTCACTTTcacttattaaatataataagtaGTATTATATGTTTAATACGATTTTTGtgcaattaaaaatatgatattaagATTGTATCCAAAGATTTTTGTTGGCCTAAATAAAGCTTTAGATGTATTGCTTGTTTACAAATAGACTGcactaaaatattcaaattataatttagcatggataaaaatattttattattagtattattttctgaAAAAGTTTCTGTTTTATCCATTTCTAAGTGAAAAGCCTGTGCTATCtagacttaattaatttaagggttattaatttttataaataaactttcaacatttcttattttacttccgaactttaaatttttgaatttaaatatacaaattaatagtCATGCCTGAATTTAAAAAGGGTAGGGtattaaatacaaaatctatcaaagaaaaattagtaaatcGATAGACAAATTACCTTCTTCGGCTTCTTCCATTCAAACGGTATGGGAGATAAATCAGAAAATGTTGAAAGTTTGTTTCCAGCAAATAACCATTGACTTAAACATGTACAAGAAGCATTATGAGGACAAATGAGGTATCTgtgaagtaaaataaatactacatCCTCCAACCATAAAAAGTAGTCTCATATGTGAacgacacaagttttaatgtacaatatttaataaaatatgagagataaaataagaataaatataagatggaaaaaaaaaataatgtaaaagtctatataaatataaacgAGACTCATTTTgatagattgaaaaaattagaaaaatgacaCAATTTTTCAGCGCGTATAAACAATAAATTGgaccattttcatttcattcccTCTAAGCACAATTTGATAGTGATCTATATTATGCTccattaattagaaaaaatgacACCATTTTTTAGAACGTATAAAGTATAAACATTACATTggatcattttcattttcattgtcTCCAAGCACAAACTGATAGTGATCTATAATCTATATTATGCCCtattgtattaattatttttcttaccaATAAATCTCTAAGCACAAATTGATAGTGATCTATATTATGctctattaattattttttctttccaattAATCAAACACAAATTTTGATAATCCTAAGAAAAAAGTACACCTGTATAACGAGATTAATTATTGGGCCACGAAATAATAACTCTTCTTTGACTAAGTTGTCAatcattacaaaaattataagagTGGTAATACAATGATAAATgggatggaaaaaaaaagttgaactCGATTGGTGTCATGAATATGACATTCATAACTAACGCAACACGCTCAGTGCGTGTACTCTGAGTGAAACgcattttttactattattttattaattttgatagcTTTGGATATGAATGTGgctaaaatattgaattatgtTCTTTATCACTTagttattgtaatttttaaagttttaaacaatGGAGTATTTCTTTGACATGAAACATCAAATCAAAGGAGtgccaataaaaaattactagcaAAAATACCTAGAGAAGACAAATAGACAATAAATGAGTTGAGAcgaaatacaaaaaattaagagaaatatTTGTTGTAGTAAATTGGTTTATTTGGTTGCTTACATTTTCAGTtgagtttgttttgttttgtctttGTCTCTCTTCCCTACAAAATTTCATCCTTTCTCTCGCCGCAATAAATTAATCCCAAACCACCACCACCGGCGCCGCCGCCTACTATTTCTCAAATGCAATCCTCTCCCAACAGTTCTgcttaaataaaaatccaatctttttcaatttttgcagCTGAGAAATGGGgaataaatttatttgcatGAGCAAGAAAGATACCAAGAACGGTGGGATTGGATCAAGAAGCAAAAGGGGCAGTCTTTCAAGGAGGAGGAGTTCAATCGATGAAGAATTGCTCCACAAGCAAGCTCTAGCTATGGCGATTCACCAGCATCAGCTCTCTCAGAGATTTGACAATGGCTCCATGTCCCGCCGTCTCGGATCCACCTCCTCCCGCCGCCGCGCCGCCACTTTGGCCGACCCTTTTGCTACCACTGATGCTAAGCCGGTAAATTTTGCACttttgcttgattttgttgGTGTATGGTTAGGATCTGAATTGGGGAAAAAGGTTTGATTTTGTGCTTGTGTGTGTtgagtagtttaattattgatttgagTGGTATGAATTGCTTTTTGTGGATTACTTTATTGATGGAAAAGTGTgatcattttcttgaaaagtGTTGGACTTTTTTGTTTAGGAAagtaaatcttttattttctaattaagctagtatttttaattgattcttgATGCAGATAATAGATTGTGTTAGGAAATGGGGTGTTTAACTGTGTGTCAAAACTAAAAACCCTGAATCGAAATTTGGGGAAAACATTGACTCAAAGATTAGAATGTTGATGGgacttattttgaaaaagttaaaatctTTTCTTTAGATGTTTGATGCAAATGAAAGTTGGTTTTAGGAACAATTTCTGTATTTGGGTTCATTGATGTTTCTTGATATAGTAGATGCTATAACGCTCATCGAACTAAGCCTCGTTTCCACGGATTAGGTTGCTAGCTTTACGTTCACTCttgcgtgtgtgtgtgcgcggaTGCTTATAATTGgtagtttttcttttcaagAAAGGAGGGCTTGAATTATCATACGAAAACAAAGCCTCGATTGGGAGGAGAACTCGTAGTTGAGCAAAGGGATTGCAATCGCTTCATTTCTTTACCAAATTACGTGATTATCATGTATCAGTTTCGTTCGTTATAAAAACGTATGCTGTTTTAACAGTTGCCGGAGTTTTTGGAGAATATCAAGACGAAGAAGTTTGTTTTGGTGCACGGTGAAGGATTCGGAGCTTGGTGTTGGTATAAAAGCATTGCTCTGCTTGAGGAATCCGGACTGCTTCCAGTTGCCTTGGATCTAGCTGGATGTGGAATCGAGACAACGGATGCCAAGAATGTTACGACCCTAGCAGAGTACTCCAAGCCTTTGATCGATTTTCTGCAGAATTTGCCCGAAGACGAAAAGGTATAATAAACAGCCTCAGAATGCAGTCTCTCTAGGCAATGTCTCTCGAGCCAGATATTTTCTGACACGACGCATCTTTGTAGGTGATATTAGTCGGCCACAGTAGCGGAGGCGCTTGCATCTCCTACGCGTTAGAGCACCTTCCCGACAAGATCTCAAAAGCCATTTACCTCTGTGGCACAATGATAGCGGACGGGCAGAGACCTTTCGATGTGTTTGCTGAAGAGGTACTTTTTGAGTAGGAAAATATCATGTTCTAGCCCAAAGTATGCGCGTTTTTCAGAAATGTCTTGCACTTTCAAAAGTGTTAGACGTTTATGAAAAAACGCGCATATTTTTAGCCGGTAAATGATActcatgttttctttttacaaAGTGGTTATGATGTGAAGCTTCGTGCGTTAACCATATTTTGTTCTCGCGCAGCTCGGTTCCGAGGAACTCTTTTCACCGGattcaaaatttgtaatataCGGAAACGGTAAAGACAAACCCCCCACCGGATTCATGTTCGAGAAGCAGCATCTACAAGGGCTGTATTTCAACCATTCTCCTACAAAGGTAACCTACACATACTTTACGTAATGTATTCACGACCTTATTCCTCGTGCCTTTTATAAGCTAGCGTTTTGTTCTGCAAAACGAGTGCTCTCGTTTAGATGCAAGCTGAACCGCGCTAACATGCCAGGCTTTCAACAATGTCTCAATGTTTAATAAACCACAAATTGATGCTCAACTTTTCAACATTTTCACAATATCGTCCCTAGGCGATGTTTCCGGCACTTCAAATCTCACATCGTGCTATGTGAGATCTCTAGTGCCGGAGATAGCAccttcaaaatatttttcatggaaaTATCGAAAGGTTGACTACTTATAGTCTAAAAATCGAAACACCATTATctctactactttattttctctcacttATTAAACCAACAACAATGTGTAATGTTTCGCTCTGAACAGGACGAAGGGggtaaattattaaatatcgAGACATAAACTGATATTTCGTCGTTTAATTGACATTTCGTCTTCTTGCTTTAGGATGTTGCTTTGGCAATGGTTTCCATGAGGCCTATCCCTCTTGGTCCAATGATGGAGAAGCTGTCTCTATCAGCCGAGAAATATGGGACAGGCAGGCGATTCTACGTTCAAACGTTGGACGATAATGCCCTTTCGCCCGACGTCCAAGAAAAGCTGGTAAGGGAAAACCCTCCAGAAGGAGTTTTCAAGATCAAAGGCAGTGATCACTGCCCTTTCTTCTCAAAGCCTCAAGCTTTACATAAGATCTTGCTTGAAATAGCTCAAATTGCttagaaatatattttctaaaaattatttgatgtaTAGTTATAGTGTAATATACAAGATAATGTTTAAATACATATAGAAATTGAATTCAGCTTTAGTGATTTCTGCTGAGaattacttattttaaaatttgaaatatgtgTGTTATTGCCTTAAAgggataataataattgtactAAATAACTAGTTTAAATAGGCTATGGCTCTCATATTAAACACTCTTCAACACcttcattttgtaaaataatttcttgtttttcttcaataaCTTCCTTCCGCATCCTCTCAAGAAAACTTAGCATGCTCTTCAAACCTTCCTCATCTGGACAACAAAACAAACGTCAGTTGCACAACTCAATTGGTAAGACGTCTCTTCAAGTAAATATATTGTGGTTTAGGTTGTTACCGAATCTCGGTATGGTATGGCCCTTGGGATGACGAATCACCACGGGATCAACGAACGAGTCGAGTAGCTCGGTCCCGTACTCCTTCAAGAAGTCTTGGTCCCCTGTTTCATGGcgccaaataataatatctttatcacaaacaaatcaaaaacTTCAAACCATTAAAGTCATATGGATGGTCTACAAGTATGAAACTAGCACTAATGCAGACGAAGGTATAGGGTATGGCGGCTGCTGGTCAACATGATGAATTTTCCGTAGTCAACGAGCTCAAACAA
This window contains:
- the LOC125204108 gene encoding DNA mismatch repair protein MLH1-like isoform X2 — protein: MELEECTPSPLQREPPVIRRLDEEVVNRIAAGEVIQRPVSAVKELIENSIDAGSTSITVVVKDGGLKLIQVSDDGHGIRYEDLPILCERHTTSKLSKYEDLQSIKSMGFRGEALASMTYVGHVTVTTITKDQLHGYRATYKDGVMGCEPKACAAVKGTQIMIENLFYNMAARKKTLQNSADDYPKIVDLICRFAIHHTSISFSCRKHGAARADVQSASKSSRLDAIRSVYGVSVAQNLLKIEVSDDPSSSSFKMDGFISNSNYIAKKIAMVLFINDRLVECGSLKRAIEIVYAATLPKASKPFIYMSIKLPPEHVDVNVHPTKREVTLLNQEIIIEKIQSAIESKLRNSNESRTFREQKVDPLDNSVSTSKAASTPPSSFGTKPQKVPVHKMVRMDSQDPAGRLDAYLQSTQSSQLQRSSCLASMRSSIKERRNSRETADLTSIQELIREIDSSCHTELLDLVGHCTYLGMADDVFALLQHNTHLYLANVVNLSKELMYQQVLRRFAHFSAIQLSVPAPLRELVMLALKEDELEPEGIEHENLKEKIAEMNTNVIKEKTEMLEEYFGIHIDPDGNLSRLPIVLDQYTPDMDRVPELILCLGNDVNWDDEKDCFQTIAAAIANFYAFHPPLLPNPSDDIPEEQIEQDLFLEAERAWSQREWSIQHVLFPSMRLFLKPPTSMATDGTFVKVASLEKLYKIFERC
- the LOC125204108 gene encoding DNA mismatch repair protein MLH1-like isoform X1, with product MELEECTPSPLQREPPVIRRLDEEVVNRIAAGEVIQRPVSAVKELIENSIDAGSTSITVVVKDGGLKLIQVSDDGHGIRYEDLPILCERHTTSKLSKYEDLQSIKSMGFRGEALASMTYVGHVTVTTITKDQLHGYRATYKDGVMGCEPKACAAVKGTQIMIENLFYNMAARKKTLQNSADDYPKIVDLICRFAIHHTSISFSCRKHGAARADVQSASKSSRLDAIRSVYGVSVAQNLLKIEVSDDPSSSSFKMDGFISNSNYIAKKIAMVLFINDRLVECGSLKRAIEIVYAATLPKASKPFIYMSIKLPPEHVDVNVHPTKREVTLLNQEIIIEKIQSAIESKLRNSNESRTFREQKVDPLDNSVSTSKAASTPPSSFGTKPQKVPVHKMVRMDSQDPAGRLDAYLQSTQSSQLQRSSCLASMRSSIKERRNSRETADLTSIQELIREIDSSCHTELLDLVGHCTYLGMADDVFALLQHNTHLYLANVVNLSKELMYQQVLRRFAHFSAIQLSVPAPLRELVMLALKEDELEPEGIEHENLKEKIAEMNTNVIKEKTEMLEEYFGIHIDPDGNLSRLPIVLDQYTPDMDRVPELILCLGNDVNWDDEKDCFQTIAAAIANFYAFHPPLLPNPSGESSQFYKRSPSGDPVEGSTSHSADDIPEEQIEQDLFLEAERAWSQREWSIQHVLFPSMRLFLKPPTSMATDGTFVKVASLEKLYKIFERC
- the LOC125207159 gene encoding putative methylesterase 12, chloroplastic — encoded protein: MGNKFICMSKKDTKNGGIGSRSKRGSLSRRRSSIDEELLHKQALAMAIHQHQLSQRFDNGSMSRRLGSTSSRRRAATLADPFATTDAKPLPEFLENIKTKKFVLVHGEGFGAWCWYKSIALLEESGLLPVALDLAGCGIETTDAKNVTTLAEYSKPLIDFLQNLPEDEKVILVGHSSGGACISYALEHLPDKISKAIYLCGTMIADGQRPFDVFAEELGSEELFSPDSKFVIYGNGKDKPPTGFMFEKQHLQGLYFNHSPTKDVALAMVSMRPIPLGPMMEKLSLSAEKYGTGRRFYVQTLDDNALSPDVQEKLVRENPPEGVFKIKGSDHCPFFSKPQALHKILLEIAQIA